The following proteins are encoded in a genomic region of Arcobacter cloacae:
- a CDS encoding HPP family protein: MQKFFKQFKKINSEALEKSNLIWSWIGSFLGILAISYFHSDILNDKDLTLFVGSFGASAVLVYGAVNSPLSQPRNLIGGHLISAIIGVICFKLFSFNLLFASAIAVSTSILMMQLTLTLHPPGGATALIAVIGSEQIHDLGFLYILFPVTTGAFILLIIALIVNNIPKHRYYPESLKDFNKKWFDK, encoded by the coding sequence ATGCAAAAATTTTTTAAACAATTCAAAAAAATAAATTCAGAAGCACTAGAAAAATCAAATCTCATTTGGTCGTGGATTGGTTCATTTTTAGGGATTTTAGCAATCTCATATTTTCATAGTGATATTTTAAATGACAAAGATTTAACCTTGTTTGTAGGTTCATTTGGAGCAAGTGCTGTTTTGGTTTATGGAGCTGTTAATTCACCTTTATCTCAACCAAGAAATTTAATAGGTGGTCACTTAATTTCTGCAATAATAGGTGTAATTTGTTTTAAACTTTTCTCTTTTAATTTACTTTTTGCTTCAGCCATTGCCGTTTCTACTTCAATTTTAATGATGCAATTAACACTAACCTTACATCCTCCAGGAGGTGCTACAGCATTGATTGCTGTTATTGGAAGTGAACAGATTCATGATTTAGGTTTTTTATATATTTTATTTCCTGTAACAACAGGAGCTTTTATTTTATTAATTATTGCACTAATTGTAAATAATATTCCAAAACATAGATATTATCCTGAATCTTTAAAAGATTTTAATAAAAAGTGGTTTGATAAATAA
- a CDS encoding glycosyltransferase, with product MNKFLYVTDQNEHTDHSFIGPLFQKYLNKHFDINTIFFSKSKTIIEKKDNGTIIVPENLSINLLDELAINGIDISEYSFVVVRNNINLLKEVLKRKNKYNYKVGFRLSFPKRIAKLQTDEANNKKTLFDIISNKLQTYTEINLINECDIFLPTSFQMKNDYFKDVKTRTFVIPSAIDPDNLHENIQHEKDEKRFFYAGTLDKLREFETVLKAFSSIKSTNYKLMISTKDPEYLENILDDFPKLKDNIEIYDAKTRQELLNLIAISDIGLAVLPNIALFNSSTPMKVLDYYSSAVPCIMSNNENNSSIFEDNISAWFCDFNEDSIKEKLEYIIDLSKDAVAQVGINGQKRLLAVRNYERIAADLAHQLNIL from the coding sequence ATGAATAAATTTTTATATGTAACTGACCAAAATGAACATACAGACCATAGTTTTATAGGACCTTTATTTCAAAAATATTTAAATAAACATTTTGATATAAATACAATATTTTTTTCAAAATCAAAAACAATAATAGAAAAAAAAGATAATGGTACTATTATTGTTCCTGAAAATTTATCAATAAATCTTCTTGATGAACTTGCTATTAATGGCATAGATATAAGTGAATACTCTTTTGTAGTTGTTAGAAATAATATTAATTTACTAAAAGAGGTTTTAAAAAGAAAAAATAAATATAACTACAAAGTAGGATTTAGGCTCTCTTTTCCAAAAAGAATTGCAAAACTTCAAACAGATGAAGCAAATAATAAAAAAACCCTTTTTGATATTATTTCAAATAAACTTCAAACTTATACAGAAATAAATCTGATAAATGAATGTGACATTTTTTTACCAACATCATTTCAAATGAAAAATGACTATTTTAAAGATGTAAAAACAAGAACATTTGTTATTCCATCTGCAATTGACCCTGATAATTTACATGAAAATATTCAGCATGAAAAAGATGAAAAAAGATTCTTTTATGCGGGAACTTTAGATAAATTAAGAGAATTTGAAACTGTTTTAAAAGCATTTAGTAGTATTAAAAGTACGAACTATAAACTTATGATTTCTACAAAAGACCCTGAATATTTAGAAAATATTTTAGATGATTTTCCAAAATTAAAAGATAATATTGAGATTTATGACGCAAAAACAAGACAGGAATTACTAAATTTAATAGCTATTTCAGATATAGGTTTAGCTGTACTTCCAAATATCGCTTTATTTAATAGTTCAACTCCTATGAAAGTTTTGGATTATTATTCAAGTGCCGTTCCTTGTATTATGAGTAATAATGAAAATAATAGTTCAATTTTTGAAGATAATATAAGTGCATGGTTTTGTGATTTCAATGAAGATTCAATAAAAGAAAAGTTAGAATATATCATAGATCTATCAAAAGATGCAGTTGCACAGGTGGGAATAAATGGACAAAAAAGACTTTTAGCGGTTAGAAATTATGAAAGAATAGCAGCTGATTTAGCTCACCAATTAAATATCTTATAA
- a CDS encoding YgjP-like metallopeptidase domain-containing protein — translation MKYLNHYPKDLQDKIKVLIEKEKLSSYIKTKYPTAHNFTNDKALYSYVMDFKNEYFKKYQVSKVMYDGKINVINNALGMHSIVSRVQGGKLKSKNEIRVATIFKNMPEEFLQMIVVHELAHFKEREHDKAFYNLCTFMMPSYHQVEFDLRVYLTHIDLYGKLY, via the coding sequence ATGAAATATTTAAACCACTACCCAAAAGATTTACAAGATAAAATCAAAGTTTTAATAGAAAAAGAAAAATTATCTTCATATATAAAAACAAAATATCCAACTGCTCACAACTTCACAAATGACAAAGCTTTATACTCTTATGTGATGGATTTTAAAAACGAATACTTTAAAAAATATCAAGTTTCAAAAGTAATGTACGATGGAAAAATAAATGTAATTAACAATGCGTTAGGAATGCACTCAATAGTTTCAAGGGTTCAAGGAGGTAAACTTAAATCAAAAAATGAAATCAGAGTTGCAACCATATTTAAAAATATGCCCGAAGAGTTTTTACAAATGATTGTAGTGCATGAACTTGCTCACTTTAAAGAAAGAGAACATGATAAAGCTTTTTATAATCTTTGCACTTTTATGATGCCTTCTTATCATCAAGTTGAATTTGATTTAAGAGTCTATTTAACGCACATTGACTTATATGGAAAACTTTATTAA
- the recQ gene encoding DNA helicase RecQ, with amino-acid sequence MNKKYQILKDIFGHDKFRSFQEEVVDTILAKQDVLTILPTGGGKSLCYQLPTLLMNGTTVVISPLIALMQDQIKALNDLNIKASMISSATSNDENSFTLQKLLNGELKFIYVAPERFTSNEFVGVLQRININYFVIDEAHCVSAWGHEFRAEYRNLDRLKRFFPNTSICAFTATATKKVEADISQSLNLQNPRHFRAKTVRDNLDIKVEPRISNGKTQILNFLKTHKGLCGIIYTFTRKEAESTAEFLSESGYSAKAYHAGLSNDRKNEVFNDFVYEKIDIVVATIAFGMGIDKSNIRFVIHTSLPKTLENYYQEIGRAGRDGEMSYVYMLYSKSDEVKRKIQIEEAIDDGYKQTGLDKLEFMYRYCVSNNCRHKMIAGYFEDEIEACKTLCDNCTKGEVELVDVSVDAQKLLSAIYRTEQRFGLNHIIDILRGSKNQKLLEFGHDKLSVYNLGIDKSKNEWIAIADKLIDIQALVLGDFRVLKISPLGLEILKGKEKLFIDSDKLGIASKIQEEEMELTFDELIYERFRTLRREIALENEVPAYVIFGDKTLKEFANKLPTSKDEMLNINGVGLVKYEKYGESFLNLSKEIKEEFKEKLEQKEPLKKLTKTYLETFDLIQEGKNVEEIAQIRDLAVTSILGHISVLFEHEKISKEKKEELLKPLEISKEIRNWIEEGLKLDTLKELRQKLYLYEYLSKES; translated from the coding sequence ATGAATAAAAAATACCAAATACTAAAAGATATTTTTGGACATGATAAATTTAGAAGTTTCCAAGAAGAGGTTGTTGATACAATTCTTGCTAAACAAGATGTTTTGACAATTTTGCCAACGGGTGGTGGAAAATCACTTTGTTATCAACTTCCAACTTTGCTTATGAATGGAACTACTGTTGTAATCTCTCCTTTAATTGCTTTAATGCAAGACCAAATAAAAGCTCTTAATGATTTGAATATTAAAGCTTCTATGATAAGTTCAGCTACTTCAAATGATGAAAATAGTTTCACTTTACAAAAGCTTTTAAATGGGGAATTAAAATTTATTTATGTTGCACCTGAAAGGTTCACTTCAAATGAGTTTGTAGGTGTGCTTCAACGAATAAATATAAACTATTTTGTAATTGATGAAGCTCACTGTGTTTCTGCTTGGGGGCATGAGTTTAGGGCTGAATATAGAAATCTTGATAGATTAAAAAGATTTTTTCCAAATACCTCAATTTGTGCATTTACTGCAACTGCTACAAAAAAAGTTGAGGCTGATATTTCTCAAAGTCTTAATTTACAAAACCCAAGACATTTTAGAGCAAAAACTGTAAGAGATAATCTTGATATAAAAGTTGAACCACGAATCTCAAATGGGAAAACACAAATACTAAATTTCCTAAAAACTCACAAAGGTTTATGTGGAATTATCTATACTTTTACACGAAAAGAAGCAGAATCAACGGCTGAGTTTTTGAGTGAAAGCGGATATAGTGCAAAAGCCTATCATGCGGGACTTAGTAATGATAGAAAAAATGAAGTTTTTAATGATTTTGTATATGAAAAAATAGATATTGTAGTTGCAACCATCGCTTTTGGAATGGGAATTGATAAATCAAATATTCGTTTTGTAATTCACACTTCATTGCCTAAAACCCTTGAAAATTATTATCAAGAGATAGGTCGAGCAGGGCGTGATGGTGAAATGTCTTATGTTTATATGCTTTATTCAAAAAGTGATGAGGTAAAAAGAAAAATCCAAATTGAAGAAGCTATTGATGATGGTTATAAACAAACAGGGCTTGATAAATTGGAGTTTATGTATAGATATTGTGTGAGCAATAATTGCCGTCACAAGATGATAGCAGGATATTTTGAAGATGAAATAGAAGCTTGTAAAACTTTGTGTGATAACTGTACAAAAGGTGAAGTTGAACTTGTAGATGTAAGTGTTGATGCTCAAAAACTTTTAAGTGCAATTTATCGAACAGAACAAAGATTTGGATTAAATCATATTATTGATATTTTAAGAGGTTCTAAAAATCAAAAACTTTTAGAGTTTGGACATGATAAATTGAGTGTTTATAATCTAGGAATTGATAAAAGTAAAAATGAATGGATTGCAATCGCTGATAAACTAATCGATATTCAAGCTTTGGTTTTAGGGGATTTTAGAGTTTTAAAAATAAGTCCTTTGGGTTTAGAAATTTTAAAAGGCAAAGAGAAACTTTTTATCGATAGTGATAAATTAGGAATTGCTTCAAAAATTCAAGAAGAAGAGATGGAACTTACTTTTGATGAATTGATTTATGAAAGATTTAGAACTTTAAGAAGAGAAATAGCCCTTGAAAATGAAGTTCCAGCTTATGTGATTTTTGGGGATAAAACTTTAAAAGAGTTTGCAAATAAACTGCCAACTTCAAAAGATGAAATGTTAAATATAAATGGTGTTGGTCTTGTAAAATATGAAAAATATGGAGAGAGTTTTTTGAATTTATCAAAAGAGATAAAAGAGGAATTCAAAGAGAAACTTGAACAAAAAGAGCCATTAAAAAAACTCACAAAAACATATCTTGAAACTTTTGATTTAATTCAAGAGGGAAAAAATGTAGAAGAAATAGCTCAAATTAGAGATTTAGCAGTAACTTCAATTCTTGGGCATATTTCAGTTTTATTTGAGCATGAAAAAATCTCAAAAGAGAAAAAAGAGGAGTTATTAAAACCACTTGAAATTTCTAAAGAGATTAGAAATTGGATAGAAGAGGGACTAAAATTAGATACACTAAAAGAGTTAAGACAAAAACTTTATTTGTATGAATATTTATCAAAGGAGTCGTAA
- a CDS encoding class I SAM-dependent methyltransferase gives MRFEDIDFNKLYMEQKEATTSKMKSKEAWDIKADSMNKRVHKSIYNEQFLKLLNLEKIDTLLDIGCGVGNISLKLAPKLSKIYCLDYSTKMLELLNENAKKQNINNITTINKSWYDSWDDISNADLVIASRSMEVKNMKEALEKLNNKANKKVVISYKVGGSFVSDEILDVLQKDIIKKPDYIYVLNILYNMGINASLNFVQSEGRGTIYTSKEKFIESVSWSIGSLRSDEIKKLEIYYDNLDENKKFKEDFVSWAIISWDK, from the coding sequence ATGAGATTTGAAGATATAGATTTTAATAAACTTTACATGGAACAAAAAGAGGCAACAACTTCTAAAATGAAAAGTAAAGAGGCTTGGGATATAAAGGCTGATTCTATGAATAAAAGAGTTCATAAATCAATCTATAATGAACAGTTTTTAAAGCTTCTAAATCTTGAAAAAATAGATACTTTACTTGATATTGGTTGTGGAGTGGGAAACATATCTTTAAAACTTGCACCAAAACTTTCAAAAATCTATTGTTTAGATTATTCAACAAAAATGTTGGAATTATTAAATGAAAATGCAAAAAAACAAAATATCAATAATATTACAACAATAAATAAATCTTGGTATGATTCATGGGATGATATTTCTAATGCTGATTTAGTTATAGCTTCACGTTCTATGGAAGTAAAAAATATGAAAGAGGCTTTGGAAAAATTAAATAATAAAGCAAATAAAAAAGTTGTGATTTCATATAAAGTTGGTGGGTCGTTTGTAAGTGATGAGATATTAGATGTTTTACAAAAAGATATTATAAAAAAACCTGATTATATATATGTTTTAAATATCCTTTATAATATGGGAATAAATGCAAGTTTAAATTTTGTTCAAAGTGAAGGAAGAGGAACAATTTATACCTCAAAAGAGAAATTTATCGAATCAGTCTCTTGGAGTATAGGAAGTTTAAGATCGGATGAGATTAAAAAACTTGAAATTTATTATGATAATTTGGACGAAAATAAAAAATTTAAAGAGGACTTTGTCTCTTGGGCTATTATCTCTTGGGATAAATAG
- a CDS encoding dynamin family protein, which translates to MSANLNILKSFVNEYKETYTIQEVVYEEGLVGDIKKIQAKLLDEKFLPSNQLIGILNKQIRRARYPMEVAITGQFSAGKSTFLNALLSRNILPTGITPVTSKVNFINYGEEYKLKITYYSGAQEFAPIESIADFTDQRQHEMKDIKYLTLYAPMDILKDISFVDTPGLNSQSQSDTDTTKKVLRDVGGIIWLTLIDNAGKLSEAEVLEEYMQHFKNKSLCVLNQKDKLTAEQVETTTKYVSEKFSKFFAKVVPISARMALESRALQKDVLIQDEYTKIVTQFKKDLLEKNVDDLDFFENSFKEYKNKIHSIQDADATTNTKLLEESNIQEVLDFIQNTIRPQAAEAKEFAIKKDLRGICDILIKEYETITKIYDALIEVLKGCENSVLEHFENIHKKYSKELFNIYNSLESIMEKIAHETYKNIKKKKAFRFEESKGFLGEKIEKFQYETFWIDSDAVYKSLFYDDQTIDKMFKRSIKLLKNVELNSDEAFRDAYNIIKNEVTKWQEPYELIRKHREIASDLEFSNTRHFAAKVYENVLKTYHTAILENISALRKKFAYFNGALSYSYIQTTQATIAHFEQQIFESEELYKKEPSRFSVSHPREDEIVAKLKANFGFEKIEDFLMSKRNYLFKIVKYSKEQYLEINEDRINFVTSRKEQYLGKIKDLEKIKEEI; encoded by the coding sequence ATGAGTGCAAATTTAAATATCCTAAAAAGTTTTGTAAACGAATATAAAGAGACTTATACTATACAAGAAGTTGTTTATGAAGAGGGTTTAGTTGGTGATATTAAAAAAATTCAAGCAAAATTACTTGATGAAAAATTTTTACCATCAAATCAACTTATTGGTATTTTAAATAAACAAATTAGACGTGCTAGATATCCAATGGAAGTTGCTATTACTGGACAATTTAGTGCGGGTAAATCAACATTTTTAAATGCCTTACTTTCAAGAAACATTTTACCAACAGGAATTACACCTGTTACATCTAAAGTGAATTTCATAAACTATGGTGAAGAGTATAAATTAAAAATCACTTACTATTCAGGTGCTCAAGAGTTTGCTCCAATTGAATCAATTGCTGATTTTACAGACCAAAGACAACATGAAATGAAAGATATAAAATATCTAACACTTTATGCTCCTATGGATATTTTAAAAGATATCTCTTTTGTTGATACTCCAGGACTTAATTCACAATCTCAAAGTGATACGGATACTACAAAAAAAGTATTAAGAGATGTTGGAGGTATTATTTGGCTTACACTTATTGATAATGCAGGGAAACTATCTGAAGCTGAAGTTTTAGAAGAGTATATGCAACACTTTAAAAATAAATCTTTATGTGTATTAAATCAAAAAGATAAATTAACTGCTGAACAAGTTGAAACTACAACAAAATATGTAAGTGAAAAATTCTCAAAATTCTTTGCTAAAGTTGTTCCAATTTCTGCAAGAATGGCACTTGAATCAAGAGCTTTACAAAAAGATGTATTAATTCAAGATGAGTATACAAAAATCGTAACTCAATTCAAAAAAGATTTACTTGAAAAAAATGTTGATGATTTAGACTTTTTTGAAAATAGTTTCAAAGAGTATAAAAATAAAATTCACTCTATTCAAGATGCTGATGCAACTACAAATACAAAACTTTTAGAAGAATCAAATATTCAAGAAGTTCTTGATTTCATTCAAAATACAATAAGACCTCAAGCAGCAGAAGCAAAAGAGTTTGCAATCAAAAAAGATTTAAGAGGTATTTGTGATATTTTAATTAAAGAGTACGAAACTATTACAAAAATCTATGACGCACTTATTGAAGTATTAAAAGGTTGTGAAAATTCAGTTTTAGAACATTTTGAAAATATTCATAAAAAATACTCAAAAGAGTTGTTTAATATCTACAACTCTTTAGAGTCTATCATGGAAAAAATTGCCCATGAAACATATAAAAATATTAAAAAGAAAAAAGCTTTTAGATTTGAAGAATCAAAAGGTTTTTTAGGTGAAAAAATTGAAAAATTCCAATATGAAACTTTCTGGATTGATTCAGATGCAGTTTATAAATCTCTATTTTATGATGATCAAACTATAGATAAAATGTTTAAAAGATCTATAAAACTTCTAAAAAATGTTGAGTTAAACTCTGATGAAGCATTTAGAGATGCATATAACATCATAAAAAATGAAGTTACAAAATGGCAAGAACCTTATGAACTTATAAGAAAACACAGAGAAATTGCTTCAGATTTAGAGTTTTCAAATACAAGACACTTTGCAGCAAAAGTTTATGAGAATGTATTAAAAACATATCATACGGCAATTTTAGAAAATATTTCTGCTTTAAGAAAAAAATTTGCTTATTTTAATGGTGCATTATCGTACTCTTATATTCAAACAACACAAGCTACTATTGCTCACTTTGAACAACAAATATTTGAATCTGAAGAGTTATATAAAAAAGAGCCTTCAAGATTTTCTGTTTCACATCCAAGAGAAGATGAAATTGTTGCAAAACTAAAAGCAAACTTTGGATTTGAAAAAATTGAAGATTTCTTAATGTCAAAAAGAAACTATTTATTTAAGATTGTAAAATACTCAAAAGAGCAATACTTAGAAATAAATGAAGATAGAATAAATTTCGTAACCTCAAGAAAAGAGCAATATTTAGGTAAAATCAAAGATTTAGAGAAAATAAAAGAGGAAATTTAA